The following proteins are encoded in a genomic region of Dyadobacter sp. UC 10:
- a CDS encoding DNA-directed RNA polymerase subunit alpha, protein MSILAFQMPDKVVMEKADDFHGLFEFKPLEKGYGVTIGNALRRILLSSLEGYAITSVKFPGVLHEFSSIEGIVEDVTEIILNLKMVRFKKVSDLSESRIVVNLKNVSAITAGDIGKFTNAFEVLNPDQIICHIDDQKEFEMELLLDKGRGYVPADEPRANELPFGYIAVDSIYTPIKNVKYSVENTRVEQRTDYERLLIDIQTDGSIHPEDALKGAANILIQHFMLFSDQTMTFEKQKAEEDNQVDEEMLRMRKLLKTSLSELDLSVRAYNCLKSADVKSLGDLVRLEISDMMKFRNFGKKSLTELEQLVADKQLTFGMDVAKYRLDED, encoded by the coding sequence ATGTCAATATTAGCTTTCCAAATGCCTGATAAGGTCGTCATGGAAAAAGCAGATGACTTTCACGGGTTGTTTGAGTTTAAGCCTTTAGAGAAAGGATACGGCGTAACAATTGGTAATGCGTTACGTAGGATACTTCTTTCTTCTTTAGAAGGTTACGCCATCACGAGTGTGAAGTTCCCAGGCGTGCTTCACGAATTCTCTTCTATCGAAGGTATTGTAGAGGATGTTACAGAAATCATCCTGAACCTGAAAATGGTTCGTTTCAAAAAAGTTTCTGATTTGAGTGAAAGCAGGATAGTTGTAAATCTGAAAAATGTTTCTGCTATTACAGCTGGTGACATTGGAAAATTTACAAATGCATTTGAAGTTCTGAATCCGGACCAGATTATCTGTCATATAGATGATCAGAAGGAGTTCGAGATGGAACTTTTGCTAGATAAAGGTAGAGGATATGTCCCAGCTGACGAACCACGTGCAAACGAACTGCCGTTTGGTTACATCGCAGTTGACTCGATTTACACACCTATCAAGAATGTAAAATACAGTGTTGAAAATACACGTGTTGAACAACGTACCGACTACGAACGTCTTTTGATTGATATTCAAACTGATGGATCGATTCATCCTGAGGATGCCCTGAAAGGAGCAGCAAATATTTTAATTCAGCACTTTATGCTGTTCTCGGATCAGACAATGACCTTCGAGAAGCAAAAGGCAGAAGAGGATAACCAGGTTGATGAAGAAATGTTACGCATGAGGAAGCTTCTGAAGACTTCTTTGTCGGAGCTGGACCTTTCTGTACGTGCATATAACTGTTTGAAATCGGCTGATGTTAAATCACTTGGTGATTTGGTAAGGCTGGAAATTTCGGACATGATGAAATTCCGTAACTTTGGTAAAAAGTCCTTGACAGAGTTAGAGCAGCTCGTTGCTGATAAACAACTCACCTTTGGAATGGATGTAGCCAAATATCGCCTGGACGAGGATTGA
- the rpsD gene encoding 30S ribosomal protein S4: MARYTGPKSKIARRYGEPIMGPSKALAKKNYPPGMHGKGRRSKKSEYALQLMEKQKVKFIYGILERQFRNLFEKASVKDGITGENLLKYCEARLDNTVYRLGIAPTRRAARQLVSHKHILVDGEIVNIPSYSLRPGQVVTVREKSKSLESVAESLAGHSSRGFNWLEWDGQQLSGKFVTFPEREQIPENINEQLIVELYSK, from the coding sequence ATGGCACGTTATACAGGTCCCAAATCGAAGATTGCAAGACGTTATGGAGAACCCATCATGGGTCCAAGCAAAGCGCTTGCAAAGAAAAATTACCCTCCCGGCATGCACGGAAAGGGTCGCCGCTCCAAAAAATCGGAGTATGCGTTACAATTGATGGAAAAGCAAAAGGTGAAATTCATCTACGGTATTCTTGAAAGACAGTTCCGTAACCTTTTTGAGAAAGCATCTGTCAAAGACGGTATCACTGGTGAAAACCTTTTGAAATACTGCGAAGCACGTCTTGACAATACAGTTTACCGGTTGGGTATTGCTCCCACGAGAAGAGCTGCCAGACAATTGGTTTCACACAAGCATATTTTGGTTGATGGTGAAATCGTTAACATTCCGTCTTACTCACTTCGTCCCGGACAAGTAGTTACTGTCCGCGAAAAGTCTAAGTCGCTTGAATCTGTTGCAGAAAGCCTTGCAGGCCATAGTTCCAGAGGTTTCAACTGGCTGGAATGGGATGGGCAGCAGTTGTCGGGTAAATTTGTAACTTTCCCTGAGCGCGAGCAAATTCCTGAAAACATCAACGAGCAGCTTATCGTTGAGTTGTATTCTAAATAA
- the rplQ gene encoding 50S ribosomal protein L17, protein MRHGKKDNHLGRTASHRKAMLSNMASSLILHKRIETTLAKAKELRKYVEPLLTRAKEDSTHNRRIVFSYLNDKESTKELFGTVSDKIASRPGGYTRIIKLGNRLGDAAETALIELVDFNDALLLANADKPAKTRRSRRGGSKKEGAAETTAAAPVKKEDHPIVEESETAVDETPKNEESSEATDKE, encoded by the coding sequence ATGAGACACGGTAAGAAAGATAATCATTTAGGAAGAACAGCATCTCACCGCAAGGCGATGCTTTCAAACATGGCTTCCTCTTTGATTCTTCACAAAAGAATTGAAACAACTCTGGCAAAAGCGAAAGAACTTCGTAAGTACGTTGAACCTTTGCTAACCCGCGCAAAAGAAGATTCTACCCACAACAGAAGAATTGTATTTTCCTATCTGAACGACAAGGAATCTACTAAGGAGCTTTTTGGTACAGTATCCGACAAGATTGCTTCTCGCCCAGGTGGTTATACGCGTATTATCAAGCTTGGAAACAGACTTGGTGATGCTGCTGAGACTGCGCTGATCGAGCTGGTTGATTTCAATGATGCATTACTGCTTGCAAATGCTGACAAGCCTGCGAAGACTCGTCGTAGCAGAAGAGGTGGTAGCAAGAAAGAAGGAGCTGCTGAAACAACAGCTGCTGCGCCAGTTAAGAAAGAAGATCATCCAATAGTTGAAGAGTCAGAAACAGCTGTTGATGAAACTCCGAAGAACGAAGAATCATCCGAAGCTACTGATAAAGAGTAG
- the rpsK gene encoding 30S ribosomal protein S11 encodes MAQNKRKDKAKKRVVVVESVGQVHIKASFNNIIISITNNNGQVISWGSAGKMGFRGSKKNTPYAAQTAAQSAAQVAFDLGMRKAEVFVKGPGSGRESAIRTIQNAGIEVMTIRDITPLPHNGCRPPKRRRV; translated from the coding sequence ATGGCACAAAATAAAAGAAAAGATAAAGCAAAAAAGAGAGTGGTAGTTGTTGAATCTGTTGGTCAGGTTCATATCAAGGCTTCTTTCAATAATATAATTATCTCTATTACTAACAACAATGGCCAGGTTATTTCCTGGGGTTCTGCTGGTAAGATGGGATTCCGCGGGTCCAAGAAAAACACTCCGTACGCTGCTCAGACAGCTGCTCAGAGTGCAGCACAAGTTGCGTTTGATCTTGGAATGCGCAAGGCTGAGGTTTTTGTTAAAGGACCAGGATCTGGCCGTGAATCGGCAATTCGTACGATTCAAAATGCAGGAATTGAAGTGATGACCATTAGAGATATCACGCCGCTTCCGCACAACGGCTGCCGTCCCCCAAAACGCCGTAGAGTATAG
- the ykgO gene encoding type B 50S ribosomal protein L36 yields MKVKASVKKRSEDCKVIRRKGKVYVINKKNPRYKQRQG; encoded by the coding sequence ATGAAAGTCAAAGCATCAGTTAAAAAGCGCAGTGAGGACTGCAAAGTTATACGCCGTAAGGGGAAGGTATATGTAATCAATAAGAAGAACCCACGGTATAAACAAAGACAAGGTTAA
- the rpsM gene encoding 30S ribosomal protein S13 — protein MARISGVDIPDRKRGEISLTYIFGIGRSSAKKILDKAGVDLNKKVVDWTDDESGAIRAVIAGEYKVEGALKSEVQLSIKRLMDIACYRGLRHRKGLPLRGQRTKNNSRTRKGKRKTIANKKKATK, from the coding sequence ATGGCACGTATTTCAGGAGTTGATATTCCCGACCGTAAAAGAGGCGAAATTTCTTTAACGTATATTTTCGGAATCGGTCGCAGTTCTGCTAAGAAGATACTCGACAAGGCGGGAGTTGATTTGAATAAAAAAGTTGTTGACTGGACAGACGACGAATCAGGTGCGATTCGTGCGGTTATTGCCGGTGAGTACAAAGTGGAGGGTGCACTGAAGTCGGAAGTTCAATTGAGCATTAAGCGCTTGATGGATATTGCTTGTTACAGAGGTCTTCGTCATCGTAAGGGATTGCCATTGCGCGGACAGAGAACCAAAAATAACTCTCGTACTCGTAAGGGTAAGCGTAAGACAATCGCTAATAAGAAAAAGGCTACTAAATAA